In Spinacia oleracea cultivar Varoflay chromosome 5, BTI_SOV_V1, whole genome shotgun sequence, a single window of DNA contains:
- the LOC110788097 gene encoding RNA polymerase II C-terminal domain phosphatase-like 4, protein MEEIIENLNEVLNALSIDTETKQCKHPAFIDKACTWCKKTKDECDNPNTIQLRYLDPDFSVTEQVITRLRDLDFDTLVKQKKLRLVLDLDNTLIHASNVEQTLDKEEDDVYEILWGMYLIKLRPGTIDFLEKASTMFDISIYTMAQKIYAKAVVKLLESKMSDENFRFSRVVCQGQYTKSDRKGLDIELSHERVVLIVDDCQEVWGDEYKANLIKIKPYVFFNHKCPLENNNDEDEELARVLDVLKTVHNVFYDENKEIDYVSKDVREVLQNIQHRFDD, encoded by the coding sequence atggaggaaattATAGAAAACCTGAATGAAGTATTGAACGCATTATCAATCGATACGGAAACCAAGCAATGTAAACATCCAGCATTCATCGACAAAGCTTGCACATGGTGCAAGAAAACCAAGGACGAATGTGACAATCCTAACACCATACAACTCCGCTACCTCGATCCCGATTTTTCCGTCACTGAACAAGTGATTACTCGGCTTCGAGACCTCGATTTCGACACCCTCGTCAAACAAAAGAAGCTCCGTTTAGTTCTTGACTTGGATAACACGTTAATACACGCGTCGAACGTCGAACAAACCCTAGATAAGGAAGAAGATGATGTGTACGAGATTTTATGGGGTATGTATTTGATCAAGTTAAGGCCTGGAACCATTGATTTTCTCGAAAAGGCGAGTACGATGTTCGACATATCGATTTACACCATGGCTCAGAAAATCTATGCGAAAGCGGTGGTTAAGTTGCTTGAATCGAAGATGAGTGATGAGAATTTTAGGTTTTCGAGGGTGGTTTGTCAAGGCCAGTATACTAAGTCGGATCGAAAGGGGCTTGATATTGAGTTGTCTCATGAACGTGTGGTTTTGATTGTGGATGATTGTCAAGAGGTTTGGGGTGATGAATATAAggctaatttaattaaaattaaaccttATGTATTTTTCAATCATAAGTGTCCTCTAGAGAATAAtaatgatgaagatgaagaactTGCTAGGGTTTTGGATGTTCTAAAGACGGTACATAATGTGTTTTATGATGAGAATAAGGAAATTGATTATGTTAGTAAGGATGTTAGGGAAGTGCTTCAGAACATCCAGCATCGGTTCGATGATTGA
- the LOC130461301 gene encoding F-box/kelch-repeat protein At3g23880-like, producing MEVMARMPVKTLLRFRCVCKTWCSLIDSSPLTLMHIKLYNNNSYWFAIATQRRSRRSNLLNKSSLLNVDDDRIIPYSIVGKSNDYKYKIWGSCNGLILISDKIGLGTLRLWNPFIKKELLLPPFLSNNTKCMFDMFFMGFSPCTNDYKVVAFRMLDDFINANEFTIWIYSLNDRHWRIISKSNKMDVHGWKSWNLIILNDIRNNVYFQGATYWIGCDQYEGMVRETYLFWYDFDVEEFSFVKVPESKNQIAPIRVVFKLGESSLALLDVSLQRFCIWVFEKDLGKDPWRLWFSADINLVVCNEFRMAINSRIFYVCKNNTILIESWGRRGRRLYSFNLTSHEMQDLGDYPYGGYVFDTNVESMVLHKGSNVRRAEFDIRRITRTLVNNNN from the coding sequence ATGGAGGTCATGGCGCGAATGCCGGTAAAAACCCTATTAAGATTCAGGTGTGTTTGTAAAACCTGGTGTTCTCTAATTGATTCCTCTCCTTTAACTTTAATGCATATTAAGCTTTACAACAACAATTCTTATTGGTTCGCCATTGCGACCCAAAGACGGTCAAGAAGATCAAATTTATTAAACAAATCTTCCTTGTTAAATGTCGATGATGACCGAATAATACCATATTCAATTGTTGGAAAAAGTAACGACTATAAGTACAAGATTTGGGGTAGTTGTAATGGATTGATATTGATCTCTGATAAAATAGGTTTAGGGACGTTGAGATTGTGGAacccttttattaaaaaggaattGCTACTTCCCCCTTTTCTTTCCAATAATACCAAATGCATGTTCGATATGTTTTTTATGGGATTCAGCCCTTGTACCAATGATTATAAGGTGGTTGCTTTTCGGATGTTAGATGATTTTATAAATGCTAACGAGTTTACAATATGGATTTATTCACTTAATGATCGCCATTGGAGGATCATATCCAAATCCAATAAGATGGATGTGCATGGTTGGAAGTCTTGGAATTTAATAATTCTAAACGACATTAGAAATAATGTATATTTTCAAGGGGCTACATATTGGATCGGATGTGACCAATATGAAGGTATGGTTAGGGAGACTTATCTTTTCTGGTACGACTTTGATGTTGAAGAATTCAGTTTTGTAAAAGTACCTGAATCTAAAAACCAAATTGCCCCAATTAGGGTTGTTTTCAAGCTTGGAGAGTCATCTTTGGCGCTTTTAGATGTGTCTTTACAAAGATTTTGCATATGGGTTTTCGAAAAGGATCTTGGAAAGGATCCGTGGAGGCTATGGTTTTCAGCTGATATTAATCTTGTTGTTTGCAACGAATTTAGGATGGCTATAAATTCAAGGATTTTCTATGTTTGCAAAAATAATACCATTTTGATAGAGAGTTGGGGAAGGAGAGGGAGAAGATTGTATTCGTTTAATTTAACAAGCCATGAAATGCAAGATTTGGGAGACTATCCATACGGGGGTTATGTATTTGATACAAATGTTGAGAGCATGGTGTTGCACAAAGGATCCAATGTTCGAAGGGCAGAATTTGACATCCGTCGTATAACAAGGACTCTAGTGAACAATAATAACTGA
- the LOC110788098 gene encoding putative F-box protein At3g17480 produces the protein MAELSDIKNTTSSDESSSIPEDLLTEIFARMPAKALIKLRSVCKAWRSIIDSSHFISLHLQTYEKNLNDNNLLVWNCTKQSKYSTRYSSCSKTFKETELLFEIPENCNLLGSFCGLILIKDYSRGEIELYNPFIKKSVLIPSCPFESAHVRYLAGFVPSSNDCKVTAFLETNTLTKPEVLIAVYSLKDNLWRIKDKLDIHVPGYFSWHLGTGHIFFKGAMYWIGDFYFYQDQALTSNPCLVSWDFNGEEFKFVDLPDDAKLCPVVFNFLLCKSMAVFAMSSECAYYIWVLVTDGAENSWRFWNSGYSDMDVFGILRNITLTKIYDADNNIFVVQRNGELYSYDYVYNKIPQLKDYTDGPALFYLFEPYVESLMLHKGKQEHTSTFN, from the coding sequence ATGGCGGAGCTAAGCGACATCAAGAACACAACATCCAGCGACGAATCATCGAGTATTCCGGAGGATTTGTTGACGGAGATCTTCGCCAGAATGCCGGCAAAAGCCCTAATTAAACTCAGGTCTGTGTGCAAAGCCTGGCGTTCTATAATTGATTCCTCTCATTTCATTTCTTTGCATCTTCAAACCTACGAGAAGAATCTCAACGACAATAATTTGTTAGTATGGAATTGTACTAAACAATCTAAATACTCTACAAGATATAGTTCTTGCAGTAAAACATTCAAAGAAACTGAATTACTATTCGAGATTCCTGAGAATTGCAATCTACTAGGGAGTTTTTGTGGGTTGATTTTGATCAAAGATTACTCAAGGGGTGAGATTGAATTGTATAacccttttattaaaaaatccgTGTTAATCCCCTCTTGTCCTTTTGAATCTGCACATGTTCGATATTTGGCGGGATTTGTTCCTTCAAGTAATGATTGTAAGGTGACTGCGTTTCTGGAAACGAATACATTGACGAAACCCGAGGTTTTGATTGCCGTTTATTCACTTAAAGATAATCTTTGGAGGATAAAGGATAAGTTGGATATCCACGTTCCAGGGTATTTTAGTTGGCATTTAGGAACTGGGCATATCTTTTTTAAGGGTGCTATGTACTGGATAGGAGATTTTTACTTCTATCAAGATCAGGCTCTCACCAGTAATCCTTGTCTTGTCTCTTGGGATTTTAATGGGGAGGAATTCAAATTTGTGGATTTGCCCGATGATGCAAAACTATGTCCTGTTGTGTTTAATTTTCTCCTTTGTAAATCAATGGCCGTTTTCGCTATGTCTTCTGAATGTGCCTACTACATATGGGTTTTGGTGACGGATGGTGCAGAGAATTCATGGCGGTTTTGGAATTCTGGGTATTCGGATATGGATGTTTTTGGAATTCTAAGAAATATTACTCTTACAAAGATTTATGATGCTGATAACAATATATTTGTCGTACAGAGGAATGGTGAACTTTATTCTTATGATTATGTATATAATAAAATACCACAATTGAAAGATTATACTGATGGTCCTGCATTGTTTTATTTGTTTGAGCCCTATGTGGAGAGCTTGATGTTGCACAAAGGAAAACAAGAGCATACTTCCACATTTAACTGA